In the Enterococcus rotai genome, AGACCCATTCAATATTTTTGGGATTATCGACGACATCTTTGATTGTTCCGTTAAAGCCGACACCTTCTTTTAGTGTGATCAAACCAGCATCATCTAAAATTGCTAAAGCTCGTCCCTCATTAGAGACATCACTTGGTAAAGCAATTTTAGCTCCTTCTGGAAGACCCTTGATATCTTTGTATTCTTTAGAATAAAAACCGACTTTAGCATTGTATATTTTTTGTACAATCACTAAATTACCCTCTTTTTCTTCATTGAACTTTTGCATGAATGGTTCATGCTGTGCAAAGTTTGCATCGATTTCTTTGGCATTCAATAACTCGTTATATTGAATATTGTCATTCACTTGAACTAACTCTACTTTGTACCCTTCTTCGATGTTTTTGCCAGCCAGTTCAACCACTTCGACAGTCGATGGAATATGTGACGCGACTTTGATGACTTTGTCTTCCTTTCCCTTGGTATCTGAGGCTTTTTTCTGACCTGTACAACCTGCCACAACAAATCCAGCCACAACTAACATACTAATCAATACTTTCTTTTTCATCTTATTGCTCCTAACGATTATTTTTTATTTATTTTTTTAGCTAATGCGCTACCGCTAATTTGAATAAAACTAACGAAAAAAATCATAAGTACAATTGCTGTATACATGACCGAATATTCATAGCGTTGATACCCATAACGTAAGGCAAAATCTCCGATACCACCACCTCCGATCACACCCATCACAGTTGAATACGACACCATGCTAATGACAACTGAAGTCAATGCCAAGACTAGACCGGATCTTGCCTCAACGTACAAAAAACGAAAAATCAGTTGCAGCTTTGTGCTACCCAAAGACTGAGCAAGCTCTAAAATATCATTCGGAATTTCTAATAATACTTGTTCAACAAGTCGGGCATAAAGGGCCACTGCTACAAAACTCAAGGGCAACGCAGCGGCATAGGTTCCAAACGCCGTTCCCAATACTAAACGTGTAAAAGGAATCAAGGCTACAACAAACAGCAAAAATGGAAATGAGCGCACAATGTTGATGTAACCATTTAGCAAGATCCCAACCCAACGATTGGTTTTAGTTGGTATTTTTTTGGTTAAATAGACAAAAGTCCCCAATGGTAGCCCTATGCAGATGGCTGCAATAATCGAAATCAAAATCATAATGCCGCTTTCTGTTAAAGCTTTGCTTAATTCTGGGAGGTAATAGCTTATTTTATCGATATATTCTGTCATCATCCTAAACTCTCCCGAACTCTTTCATAATAAGAACTAAATTGTGTCTGTTGCTGTTCTTTTTGAATTTCTATGGTCTCTAAAACTTTGCCATTTTCTAAAATCGCTGTCCGATTGCATAATTGCTTGATCAAGTTCAGCTCATGGCTGACAATGACCATGGTAGTCCCAAAAGTTTGGTTGATCCGTTGCAACAATGTCAAAACATCATAAGCGTTTTGACCATCCAAGGCAGAGGTTGGTTCATCACAGAGTAAAATCTCTGGCTGTGTAATCAATGCCCGAGCAATCCCTACACGCTGTTTTTCACCGCCACTTAGCTGTTTTGGGTAAGATTCCCCTTTATCTGACAGACGGACAAATTCTAAAACTTCTCGGACTTTTTGCGGATCATATGCGCTATTTAAGCGTAGCGGTAGAGCGATATTCTCATTCACGGTTTGATTGTAAAGTAAATTAAATTGTTGAAAAATCATCCCGATCTTTTTCCTACTTTGCCGTTTTTGGGCATCACTTAACTGCATCAAGTTTGTTCCATCGATGTTGATCTGCCCTTGGCTTGGCAACTCTAACGTATTGATCATGCGCAATAATGTTGATTTGCCTGAACCGCTCTCACCAATCACCCCAAATATCTCATGAGGTTGGATTTGTAAATCAACCTTATCTAAGGCTGTAATAGATGTATCATTATGACGATAGATTTTTGAAACTTGGTCAAACGTAATCATTTCATATCCTCCAACTTAATCAACCAGCAACTGGACAAATTCTTCTTTAGTAACATTGGCAAAATAATCATCGATTCTAATCGGTGCTAATACCTGTTTAATTGCTTCCGGTGCATATTTACAGCCAATCAATAAATCAGCTACTTCCTGTGTATCTTTTTGACTAAAGTAATCACCATAAATCGTGATTGCTGTGATTCGATCTTTTTCTACAGAAATGTTCGCTTCAATTAAGCCACCTTTGAACTTCTCTTCTCTTTTGATCGTGTATTTAGGTTCTTCACCAAATATCCAAGCATCATTTGCATAAATGTCTGCAACTAATTGGTCGATTGCCTGCTCATCTGCTTGGGTCAATTTATATTCGTGCGTTTGGATAGCTTCCATCGTATCAGCACTAAACAAATGCAGTAATAGCTTATCTCGAAAAGCTTCTGTGGTAATGTCTTGGTATTCCTTCGCCAAATAAGGTTTGAGATTTGTCACTCGGCTTCTAACTGACTTGGTGCCTTTTGAAGCTAACTTTTTTTCAGAAACAGTCAAAACTCTACTGACTTCATCTAAGTCAACATCCAGCATCAAAGTGCCATGGGAATACATTTTTTTATTTTTGGTATACATCGCATTCCCAGAAAATTTTTTCCCATCGATCATTAAATCATTGCGCCCACTGACCTCAGCACCCGTTGCCCCCATTTCATGTAGAGCTTCAATGATTGGCTGTGTAAATAGTTTGAAATTACCAAAAGAGGCATGATCCGCATTCACAACAAAACTAAAGCTTAAATTGCCTAGATCATCGTAAACAGCACCTCCACCAGATAATCTTCTCGTAATGATGACTTGATGTTCCTTCGCATACTTTAGATCAACTTCAGCACGCACATTTTGATTGCGTCCGACAATTACACACGGTTTTTGAATAT is a window encoding:
- a CDS encoding MetQ/NlpA family ABC transporter substrate-binding protein, which translates into the protein MKKKVLISMLVVAGFVVAGCTGQKKASDTKGKEDKVIKVASHIPSTVEVVELAGKNIEEGYKVELVQVNDNIQYNELLNAKEIDANFAQHEPFMQKFNEEKEGNLVIVQKIYNAKVGFYSKEYKDIKGLPEGAKIALPSDVSNEGRALAILDDAGLITLKEGVGFNGTIKDVVDNPKNIEWVSVDLLNLAEAYNEKDIAMVYNYPTYIAKIGLTPKDAILLEEKVDDRFAISLVAREDNKDSAEIKALQKAMTSDKVRELLQTKYSETLTPAF
- a CDS encoding methionine ABC transporter permease; the encoded protein is MMTEYIDKISYYLPELSKALTESGIMILISIIAAICIGLPLGTFVYLTKKIPTKTNRWVGILLNGYINIVRSFPFLLFVVALIPFTRLVLGTAFGTYAAALPLSFVAVALYARLVEQVLLEIPNDILELAQSLGSTKLQLIFRFLYVEARSGLVLALTSVVISMVSYSTVMGVIGGGGIGDFALRYGYQRYEYSVMYTAIVLMIFFVSFIQISGSALAKKINKK
- a CDS encoding methionine ABC transporter ATP-binding protein: MITFDQVSKIYRHNDTSITALDKVDLQIQPHEIFGVIGESGSGKSTLLRMINTLELPSQGQINIDGTNLMQLSDAQKRQSRKKIGMIFQQFNLLYNQTVNENIALPLRLNSAYDPQKVREVLEFVRLSDKGESYPKQLSGGEKQRVGIARALITQPEILLCDEPTSALDGQNAYDVLTLLQRINQTFGTTMVIVSHELNLIKQLCNRTAILENGKVLETIEIQKEQQQTQFSSYYERVRESLG
- a CDS encoding lipoate--protein ligase, which gives rise to MYYVIMPSQDIRRNLATEQYLLNQRTFDEPLVLFYIQKPCVIVGRNQNVRAEVDLKYAKEHQVIITRRLSGGGAVYDDLGNLSFSFVVNADHASFGNFKLFTQPIIEALHEMGATGAEVSGRNDLMIDGKKFSGNAMYTKNKKMYSHGTLMLDVDLDEVSRVLTVSEKKLASKGTKSVRSRVTNLKPYLAKEYQDITTEAFRDKLLLHLFSADTMEAIQTHEYKLTQADEQAIDQLVADIYANDAWIFGEEPKYTIKREEKFKGGLIEANISVEKDRITAITIYGDYFSQKDTQEVADLLIGCKYAPEAIKQVLAPIRIDDYFANVTKEEFVQLLVD